In Novipirellula galeiformis, one DNA window encodes the following:
- a CDS encoding DUF6690 family protein encodes MRIRTAAAIAALVGGPYVASETEMGRETVTTIKQQFQTSEVANLADNALLSQDTGYGIHSHYEVEQLRHKEPSRYRYDHELARKLGAIPAAAEQEPTLFGATVDDIREVLRFDIGSEWVINRFTRVTTVLADLNMEGLRVPIVTGTKADDLAGTLTYYFDTSGKVQRITIHGFTGDPSKMVAIMTEHYGLAREPSLEAGVYTRRWNGQPVQFFRLTHAPVVYSDAIHQKYTVFVELNQPNLAFGISPEAQRIMNSDHYSGRW; translated from the coding sequence ATGCGAATCCGAACCGCCGCCGCGATCGCCGCGTTGGTAGGTGGCCCCTACGTCGCTTCGGAAACCGAGATGGGACGTGAAACGGTCACCACCATCAAGCAGCAATTCCAAACGAGCGAGGTCGCTAACCTTGCCGACAATGCGCTGTTGAGTCAAGACACGGGCTACGGCATCCACTCGCATTACGAAGTGGAGCAATTGCGTCATAAGGAACCATCACGCTACCGCTACGATCACGAGCTGGCCCGAAAACTCGGCGCGATTCCCGCCGCGGCGGAACAGGAACCCACACTGTTTGGCGCCACGGTCGATGACATTCGCGAGGTGCTCCGCTTCGATATCGGTTCGGAGTGGGTGATCAATCGATTTACCCGCGTCACCACCGTGCTTGCAGACTTGAATATGGAGGGGCTTCGAGTGCCGATTGTCACCGGCACCAAGGCGGATGATTTGGCGGGCACGTTGACCTACTATTTTGACACCTCCGGAAAAGTGCAACGGATCACCATCCATGGTTTTACGGGCGACCCGAGCAAGATGGTCGCCATCATGACCGAACATTATGGTTTAGCCCGAGAGCCCTCGCTCGAAGCGGGCGTTTACACTCGTCGCTGGAACGGCCAACCCGTTCAATTCTTCCGCCTGACTCACGCGCCGGTCGTCTATAGCGACGCCATTCACCAAAAGTACACGGTGTTCGTTGAGCTCAATCAGCCTAACCTCGCGTTTGGAATCAGCCCCGAAGCGCAGCGAATTATGAATTCGGATCATTACAGCGGTCGTTGGTAA
- the tig gene encoding trigger factor, whose translation MSTSTEPETTEVPEEKKTIQLESKVESPSPCVRQVIVTIPHAEVERYLKDAYDEIVPEASVPGFRAGRAPRKLVEKQFRDRVREQVKGALLMDSLSQVSDKEEFSAIGEPEFDFESIELPEGDGDFKYQFTVEVRPDFETPTWKGLKLSKPVEEVSDADVDESLQRVLGRYATLEATDEAAALGDKLVVTIKFSENGKLLSEFEEERITLNNRLSFSDGVIEDFGKVMENAVEGDQRTGKVKISDGAANEEMRGKEIDAEIKVVEVLKSELPKMTPSFLEELGDFESEQELRDFVRDSLTRQADYRTQQALRQSVVDALAGDADFELPKSLVQRQTQRELQRKVLELRRSGFDEDNIRRFVNASRQNAQASTEAALREHFILEKIAEETKVDAEAADYDAEVALIAQQSDSPERKVRARLEKSGQMDALRNQIVERKVIEMIVEAGEVTEEKVEKTKGEDDEEFAVYHNVLPTRDSDAIPEAKYEDNAPKDGEKKEKEKE comes from the coding sequence ATGTCCACCTCCACTGAGCCCGAAACAACGGAAGTTCCGGAAGAAAAAAAAACGATTCAACTGGAATCGAAGGTCGAAAGTCCTTCGCCATGCGTTCGCCAGGTGATCGTTACGATCCCCCACGCAGAGGTTGAGCGTTACCTGAAGGATGCCTACGACGAAATCGTGCCGGAAGCTTCCGTGCCTGGTTTCCGTGCTGGGCGTGCGCCACGCAAATTGGTTGAAAAGCAATTCCGCGACCGTGTTCGCGAACAAGTGAAGGGCGCCCTTTTAATGGACTCGCTCTCACAAGTGAGCGACAAAGAAGAATTTTCAGCGATCGGCGAGCCGGAGTTTGACTTCGAATCGATCGAATTGCCCGAAGGCGACGGCGACTTCAAGTACCAATTCACCGTCGAGGTTCGCCCTGACTTTGAAACGCCCACTTGGAAGGGACTCAAACTCTCCAAGCCCGTCGAAGAAGTTTCCGATGCCGATGTCGACGAGTCGCTACAACGCGTTCTCGGTCGCTACGCAACGCTCGAAGCGACTGACGAAGCTGCTGCACTTGGCGATAAACTTGTCGTCACGATCAAGTTCTCCGAGAACGGCAAACTGCTCAGCGAATTCGAAGAAGAGCGAATCACGCTCAACAACCGCTTGAGCTTCTCCGATGGCGTGATCGAAGACTTCGGCAAGGTCATGGAAAATGCCGTCGAAGGCGATCAACGCACCGGCAAAGTCAAGATCAGCGACGGCGCAGCGAACGAGGAAATGCGCGGCAAGGAAATCGATGCCGAGATCAAAGTGGTCGAAGTATTGAAGTCCGAATTGCCAAAGATGACGCCAAGCTTCTTAGAAGAACTGGGCGACTTCGAGTCCGAGCAAGAGCTTCGTGATTTCGTTCGCGATTCGCTCACTCGCCAAGCCGATTACCGCACTCAGCAAGCCCTTCGCCAATCGGTCGTTGACGCCTTGGCGGGCGACGCCGACTTTGAATTGCCGAAGTCGTTGGTGCAACGCCAAACCCAACGCGAATTGCAACGCAAGGTGCTTGAGTTGCGTCGCAGCGGTTTTGACGAAGACAACATTCGTCGTTTCGTTAACGCATCACGGCAAAACGCCCAAGCGTCAACCGAAGCGGCGCTTCGCGAACACTTCATCCTCGAAAAGATCGCCGAGGAAACCAAGGTCGATGCAGAAGCAGCAGATTACGATGCCGAGGTCGCATTGATCGCTCAACAAAGCGATTCGCCCGAACGAAAAGTTCGCGCTCGCCTGGAAAAGAGCGGCCAAATGGACGCGCTTCGCAACCAAATCGTCGAGCGCAAGGTGATCGAAATGATCGTCGAGGCTGGCGAAGTCACCGAAGAGAAGGTTGAAAAGACCAAGGGTGAAGACGACGAAGAATTCGCCGTCTACCACAACGTCTTGCCAACACGCGACAGCGACGCGATTCCTGAAGCGAAGTACGAAGACAACGCGCCGAAAGATGGCGAGAAGAAGGAAAAAGAAAAGGAGTAA
- a CDS encoding M20 family metallopeptidase translates to MKNVTHEIVDTLSRLIAFPSVSSVSNVEVTECVAEMLRSLGFETEVTTYVDFRGVEKANVLAKRMPSGATGSPAGGLAYFAHTDVVPANDWTGAPQAESNQGASAGPFDATIVNDRVYGRGSCDMKGSLAAFLAAVKQVPRESQTRPLWVVCTADEETGFHGARHLVHASAGFREIVEAQPLAIIGEPTELRVIHAHKGITGFRIISHGRAGHSSTNDGVNANVAMVPMLQKIAELHQRTLSEARYQDARFDPPTLSWNFGFTDHGSAINVTPPRSEAWVSLRTMPGIDGNDLIDEARSYAASLGLEFKALEGGDPVWVDADDPCIRAMCELAGGTAATKCYSTDGGQFSELSQRLVCGPGNIAQAHTADEWVSIDQLGQGADLYRRAIEHWCQAE, encoded by the coding sequence ATGAAAAACGTTACTCACGAAATTGTCGACACACTCTCGCGCTTGATTGCTTTCCCCTCGGTTAGTTCCGTTAGCAATGTAGAGGTCACCGAATGCGTGGCCGAAATGTTGCGTTCACTGGGGTTCGAAACGGAGGTCACCACCTACGTTGACTTTCGGGGTGTCGAGAAAGCCAATGTGCTGGCCAAGCGAATGCCAAGCGGGGCGACGGGGTCTCCCGCGGGCGGATTGGCTTATTTCGCCCATACAGATGTCGTGCCCGCCAATGACTGGACCGGCGCCCCGCAGGCGGAATCGAATCAAGGTGCTTCAGCAGGTCCTTTCGATGCGACGATCGTTAATGATCGTGTTTACGGCCGCGGTTCCTGCGATATGAAGGGCTCGCTTGCCGCGTTCCTTGCCGCGGTAAAGCAGGTTCCTCGGGAATCCCAGACGCGTCCGTTGTGGGTCGTTTGCACCGCGGATGAAGAGACCGGATTTCATGGAGCAAGGCATCTGGTTCACGCTTCAGCCGGCTTTCGCGAGATCGTCGAGGCCCAACCGCTGGCGATCATTGGCGAACCGACCGAGCTTAGGGTGATTCACGCCCATAAAGGGATCACGGGATTTCGCATCATCAGCCACGGACGCGCCGGACACAGCAGCACGAACGATGGCGTCAACGCGAATGTCGCAATGGTCCCGATGCTTCAAAAGATTGCTGAGCTGCATCAACGCACCCTGAGTGAAGCCCGTTACCAAGACGCTCGCTTTGATCCCCCCACATTGTCGTGGAATTTTGGGTTTACCGATCACGGGTCTGCGATCAATGTCACGCCGCCCCGAAGCGAAGCTTGGGTTAGCCTGCGCACGATGCCTGGGATCGATGGCAACGATTTGATCGACGAAGCGAGGAGCTATGCGGCATCTCTCGGGCTAGAGTTCAAAGCCCTCGAGGGAGGCGATCCTGTTTGGGTCGATGCGGACGATCCCTGTATCAGAGCGATGTGCGAGCTTGCTGGCGGCACGGCGGCAACGAAGTGCTATTCCACGGATGGTGGTCAGTTCAGCGAGTTGTCGCAGCGGCTGGTTTGCGGGCCCGGGAATATCGCCCAGGCACACACCGCTGACGAATGGGTTTCAATCGATCAGCTCGGACAGGGCGCCGATTTGTACCGCCGGGCGATTGAGCATTGGTGCCAAGCCGAATGA